A stretch of the Kroppenstedtia eburnea genome encodes the following:
- the tsaE gene encoding tRNA (adenosine(37)-N6)-threonylcarbamoyltransferase complex ATPase subunit type 1 TsaE encodes MEKVCLFKSCSPEETRTLARNLARCFQPGDVVLLEGDLGAGKTTFAQGVAIGLGIEEPVDSPTFTLIKEYHGGRLPLYHMDVYRIQSPEEELGWDEYFYGEGVTLVEWASRISPWLPEKLIQVELSHGENCRQIRIEPPLEAMERICGGLNPR; translated from the coding sequence ATGGAAAAGGTTTGTCTGTTTAAAAGCTGCAGCCCGGAGGAAACCCGGACTCTGGCCCGTAATCTGGCCAGGTGCTTTCAACCGGGGGACGTGGTTCTCCTGGAAGGGGATCTCGGTGCGGGAAAAACCACATTTGCCCAGGGGGTGGCAATCGGTCTCGGGATCGAGGAGCCTGTGGACAGTCCCACCTTTACCTTGATCAAGGAGTATCACGGGGGGAGGCTTCCCCTTTATCATATGGACGTTTACCGGATCCAATCCCCTGAGGAGGAGCTGGGGTGGGATGAATACTTTTACGGTGAAGGGGTCACCCTCGTCGAGTGGGCGAGCCGCATCTCCCCCTGGTTGCCGGAGAAGCTGATTCAGGTGGAACTCTCCCATGGGGAGAACTGTCGCCAGATCCGGATCGAACCGCCCCTTGAAGCGATGGAAAGAATCTGCGGGGGGTTGAATCCGAGATGA
- the tsaB gene encoding tRNA (adenosine(37)-N6)-threonylcarbamoyltransferase complex dimerization subunit type 1 TsaB, whose protein sequence is MKILAIDTSTLVLGVAVLEEGSLLGEVTTNLRKNHSVRLMPTIARLLEELELKVEDLDGVAVAAGPGSYTGIRIGFTTAKTIAWSRQIPLVPVSSLAALAMNGYRFPGKVVPLFDARRHRVYTGLFRRDGRGLIPVKEERVTDFTKWLEELRQEGPLLFLGEDVSAFREETVQILGGQAEFGMGRENAVSATHLGQLAWARLQSGENVEGAEAVPNYLQLTEAEAKWIRSRERGEPR, encoded by the coding sequence ATGAAGATATTGGCCATCGATACCTCCACTCTGGTGTTGGGGGTGGCGGTCTTGGAAGAAGGTTCCCTGTTGGGCGAAGTGACCACCAATCTCCGCAAAAACCATTCCGTTCGTTTGATGCCGACGATCGCCCGCTTGTTGGAAGAGCTGGAATTGAAGGTGGAGGATCTGGATGGGGTGGCAGTGGCGGCAGGGCCCGGTTCCTATACGGGCATCCGGATCGGTTTCACCACCGCCAAAACCATTGCATGGAGCAGACAGATCCCGTTGGTCCCCGTTTCCAGTTTGGCCGCTTTGGCCATGAACGGATACCGTTTTCCCGGAAAAGTCGTCCCTCTTTTTGATGCCCGACGCCATCGGGTCTACACCGGGCTGTTTCGGAGGGATGGGAGAGGGTTGATCCCGGTGAAAGAAGAACGGGTGACCGATTTTACAAAATGGCTGGAAGAGCTTCGGCAGGAGGGACCGCTCCTCTTTTTGGGAGAGGATGTCTCCGCGTTTCGGGAGGAGACGGTTCAGATCCTGGGTGGACAAGCGGAATTTGGCATGGGACGGGAAAATGCGGTGAGTGCCACCCATCTGGGGCAACTGGCCTGGGCCCGTCTTCAATCCGGAGAAAACGTGGAGGGCGCGGAAGCAGTCCCCAACTACTTGCAACTGACGGAAGCAGAGGCCAAATGGATCCGGTCCCGGGAGAGAGGGGAACCGAGATGA
- the rimI gene encoding ribosomal protein S18-alanine N-acetyltransferase yields the protein MKEHPQVKFRTMAPADIPGVLAVERASFSTPWTRQAFYNELVHNQFATYILAVTNDGIIGYGGMWLIMDEAHITNIAVHPDWRGQGIGESMFDYLMALAHLSGAEKMTLEVRVSNEIAQNLYRKKGFQATGIRPRYYTDNQEDALIMWAELGGEDDEEMLGAGH from the coding sequence ATGAAGGAGCATCCGCAGGTGAAGTTCCGAACGATGGCCCCGGCTGACATCCCCGGGGTGCTCGCGGTGGAACGGGCTTCTTTTTCGACTCCGTGGACGCGTCAAGCCTTTTACAATGAGTTGGTTCACAACCAGTTTGCCACTTATATCCTGGCAGTAACAAATGATGGGATCATCGGTTACGGAGGAATGTGGCTGATCATGGACGAGGCACATATCACCAATATTGCGGTTCACCCGGATTGGCGGGGACAGGGGATCGGGGAGTCCATGTTCGATTATCTGATGGCTTTGGCCCATCTGTCCGGAGCGGAAAAGATGACCCTGGAAGTGAGGGTGTCCAACGAAATCGCCCAGAACCTCTACCGTAAAAAAGGGTTTCAGGCGACGGGAATCCGACCCCGCTATTACACGGACAATCAGGAAGATGCTCTTATCATGTGGGCGGAGTTGGGTGGTGAAGACGATGAAGAAATGTTGGGTGCTGGGCATTGA
- the tsaD gene encoding tRNA (adenosine(37)-N6)-threonylcarbamoyltransferase complex transferase subunit TsaD, which yields MKKCWVLGIETSCDETAAAVVENGDRLCSNVISSQMQIHRRFGGVVPEVASRRHVEQITVILQQALDEAGVRQEELSAIAVTQGPGLVGALLIGVAAAKALSFATGVPLVGVHHIAGHIYANHLVKPLRFPLVALVVSGGHTELIHMPEHNRFERLGRTRDDAAGEAYDKVARVLGLPYPGGPEIDRLAKQGTPVIDFPRAWLEPGSLDFSFSGLKSAVINYLHNAEQRGERVAKADLAASFQEAVVEVLTEKAVRAARNKGVHNLVLAGGVSANSALRGSLAARCQREGIHLSSPPLELCTDNAAMIAAAGTYRFLDGERAGLELNAEPNLKLV from the coding sequence ATGAAGAAATGTTGGGTGCTGGGCATTGAAACCAGCTGTGACGAGACGGCAGCGGCGGTGGTGGAAAACGGAGACCGCCTTTGCTCCAATGTGATCTCCTCCCAGATGCAAATTCACCGCCGGTTTGGCGGGGTGGTGCCGGAAGTCGCCTCCCGGCGCCATGTGGAACAGATCACCGTGATCCTGCAACAAGCCCTGGATGAAGCCGGGGTGCGGCAGGAGGAATTATCCGCCATCGCGGTTACCCAGGGGCCGGGCTTGGTCGGGGCACTTCTGATCGGAGTGGCAGCAGCCAAGGCTCTCTCCTTTGCCACCGGGGTTCCTCTGGTGGGTGTCCACCATATAGCGGGTCACATCTACGCCAACCACCTGGTGAAACCCCTGCGCTTTCCGCTGGTGGCCTTGGTCGTCTCCGGGGGTCACACGGAACTGATCCATATGCCGGAGCATAACCGGTTTGAGAGGTTGGGCCGGACACGGGATGATGCCGCCGGGGAAGCTTATGACAAGGTGGCCCGGGTGTTGGGCCTGCCTTATCCGGGGGGACCCGAGATCGACCGTCTGGCCAAACAGGGAACACCGGTGATCGATTTTCCCCGTGCCTGGCTGGAGCCGGGCTCGTTGGATTTCAGTTTCAGCGGGCTCAAATCGGCAGTCATCAACTATCTGCACAATGCGGAGCAACGGGGGGAAAGGGTGGCGAAGGCCGACCTGGCTGCCAGTTTTCAGGAGGCGGTGGTGGAGGTGCTGACGGAAAAGGCGGTGCGTGCCGCCCGGAACAAAGGGGTGCATAACCTGGTGTTGGCAGGTGGGGTCTCCGCCAACTCCGCACTGAGGGGATCCTTGGCCGCCCGCTGTCAAAGAGAAGGAATTCATCTCTCCTCGCCCCCGTTGGAACTGTGTACAGATAATGCTGCCATGATCGCCGCGGCGGGGACGTACCGTTTTTTGGACGGGGAACGGGCGGGATTGGAACTGAATGCTGAACCCAATTTGAAATTGGTGTAA